From the genome of Glycine max cultivar Williams 82 chromosome 2, Glycine_max_v4.0, whole genome shotgun sequence, one region includes:
- the LOC100804122 gene encoding hydroxyisourate hydrolase, which translates to MLETGLDAYRFSISWSRLLPNGRGPVNPKGLQYYNNLINELISNGNQPHATLHNFDLPQVLEDEYGGWISRDIIKDFTYYAEVCFREFGDRVLYWTTVNEPNVFALGGYDQGNSPPRRCSPPFCATNDTMGNSTYEPYLAVHHILLSHSSAARLYWRKYRDKQHGFVGISIYTFGIFPQTNTEKDRVASQRARDFFVGWIMEPLQYGDYPISMKTNAGERIPAFTNHESKQVKGSFDFIGVIHYTNLNVSDNSDALKNQLRDFTADMAANIFGEDLFSNEEYLITPWGLRQELNKFKLLYGNPPIFIHENGQRTASNSSLQDVTRVKYLHGYIGSVLDALRDGSNIKGYFAWSFLDLFELLDGYKSSFGLYYVDRDDPELKRYPKLSAKWYNRFLKGRRTSIVGTIELEKDPSLVFVSQLFE; encoded by the exons ATGCTGGAAACAGGGCTTGATGCCTATAGATTTTCGATTTCATGGTCAAGATTGTTACCAA ATGGCAGAGGACCCGTCAATCCCAAAGGATTACAGTACTACAACAATCTCATCAACGAACTTATCAGCAATG GAAACCAACCACATGCCACGCTACACAACTTTGATCTTCCACAGGTACTTGAAGATGAATATGGAGGATGGATTAGTCGTGACATCAT AAAAGACTTCACATACTACGCAGAAGTATGTTTTAGAGAGTTTGGTGACAGAGTGTTGTATTGGACCACTGTAAATGAGCCCAATGTTTTCGCCTTAGGTGGTTATGATCAGGGAAACAGCCCACCTCGACGATGTTCTCCCCCATTTTGTGCTACAAACGACACAATGGGCAACTCAACATATGAACCCTACTTGGCTGTTCATCATATTTTGTTATCACATTCTTCGGCTGCTAGATTGTACTGGAGAAAATATAGG GACAAACAACATGGATTTGTTGGTATCTCTATTTACACGTTTGggatttttcctcaaacaaatACAGAAAAAGACAGGGTAGCATCTCAACGAGCCCgtgatttttttgttggttg GATTATGGAACCCCTGCAATATGGAGACTATCCCATTTCCATGAAGACAAATGCAGGTGAAAGAATTCCGGCCTTCACAAATCATGAATCTAAACAAGTTAAGGGTTCATTTGACTTCATAGGCGTAATTCACTACACCAATCTCAATGTCTCAGACAATTCTGACGCCCTTAAGAACCAACTGAGAGATTTCACTGCAGACATGGCGGCAAATATCT TTGGAGAGGATCTGTTTTCAAATGAAGAg TACCTTATAACACCGTGGGGTTTGCGTCAAGAGTTGAATAAATTCAAGCTCCTTTATGGGAATCCTCCTATATTTATTCATGAAAatg GTCAACGGACAGCAAGTAATTCGTCACTGCAAGACGTGACAAGGGTGAAATACTTGCATGGATATATTGGTAGCGTGCTTGATGCCTTAAG AGATGGATCAAATATAAAGGGGTATTTTGCATGGTCTTTCCTGGATTTGTTCGAGTTGCTAGATGGATACAAGTCGAGCTTTGGCCTATACTACGTTGATAGGGATGATCCAGAGTTGAAGAGATACCCAAAGCTCTCTGCAAAATGGTACAACCGGTTTTTGAAGGGTAGAAGGACCTCTATAGTTGGAACTATTGAACTTGAGAAGGATCCATCACTTGTTTTTGTTTCCCAATTATTTGAGTAG